A single genomic interval of Seriola aureovittata isolate HTS-2021-v1 ecotype China chromosome 10, ASM2101889v1, whole genome shotgun sequence harbors:
- the ush1c gene encoding harmonin isoform X3: MERKVAREFRHKVELLIENEAEKDYLYDVLRMYHQSMDLPVLVGDLKLVINEPKRLPLFDAIRPLIPLKHQVEYDLLTPKRSRKLKEVRLDRTHRDGLGLSVRGGLEFGCGLYISQIVKDGQAGNVGLQVGDEIVRINGYSISSCIHEEVISLIKTKKIVSLKVRHVGMIPVKSSSDEPLKWQFVDQFVSESGEKKNSIAGLASIGGKEIKEKKVFLSLVGTKGMGISISSGPTQKPGIYISNVKPGSLSAEVGLQIGDQIVEVNGVDFTNVDHKEAVKVLKSSRSLTITVLTGAGSELFMTDEERLAVEARRELERQELMHQKRVALETNKIIKEQQEKERQRKMEISQKTADEEERYKKEMEKIDAVEKKQDREWEEDWGTKDRPKSPKSPRTPKSKSPAPPDIKTTPTPKAKSSPAEACSFTAEDEEEEEDRQEFQKYEEDFDPYSMFSSDQIAGRDVRLLRIKKAGQLDLALEGGADSPLGKLVISSVYEGGAADKHGGIVPGDELMAVNGKILIDATLTEGQNSLARAWNSGGDWIDVVVAVSPPKDYEDEVTFF; this comes from the exons aTGGAGCGAAAAGTTGCTCGGGAATTTAGGCACAAG GTGGAGTTGCTGATTGAAAATGAAGCAGAGAAGGATTACCTGTATGATGTCCTCCGCATGTATCACCA GTCGATGGATTTGCCAGTGCTGGTGGGGGACCTGAAGCTGGTAATCAATGAACCAAAGCGCTTGCCCCTGTTTGACGCCATCCGACCTCTCATCCCCCTCAAACACCAGGTGGAGTACGACCTGCTCACCCCCAAGAGGTCACG GAAGCTCAAAGAGGTGCGTTTGGATCGGACACATCGTGATGGACTGGGTCTGAGTGTCCGAGGAGGTCTGGAGTTTGGCTGTGGGCTCTACATATCACAGATTGTCAAAGACGGTCAGGCTGGTAATGTCGGCCTTCAG GTTGGTGATGAGATCGTGCGTATCAACGGATACTCCATCTCCTCATGCATCCACGAGGAAGTCATCAGTCTCATCAAGACGAAAAAGATTGTGTCACTCAAAGTCAGGC ATGTGGGGATGATCCCAGTGAAAAG CTCATCAGATGAGCCCCTGAAGTGGCAGTTTGTTGACCAGTTTGTGTCTGAGTCGGGG gagaaaaaaaacagcattgcAGGCTTAGCATCGATCGGAGGGAAGGAGATCAAGGAGAAGAAAGTTTTCCTCAGTCTTGTGGGAACGAAGGGTATGGGCATCAGCATATCCAGTGGTCCCACCCAGAAACCTGGCATCTACATCAGTAATGTCAAGCCAGGCTCCCTGTCTGCAGAAGTTGGACTTCAG ATTGGAGACCAGATCGTGGAGGTGAACGGGGTGGATTTCACCAATGTGGACCACAAAGAG GCTGTGAAAGtcctgaagagcagcaggagtctGACTATTACTGTTCTGACAGGAGCT GGCAGTGAGTTGTTTATGACAGACGAGGAGCGTCTGGCAGTGGAGGCCCGCAGGGAGCTGGAGAGACAAGAGCTGATGCATCAGAAAAGGGTGGCACTGGAGACCAACAAAATCAttaaagagcagcaggagaaggagaggca GCGAAAGATGGAGATTTCTCAGAAAACTGCAGATGAAGAGGAGCGCTATAAAAAGGAGATGGAGAA GATTGATGCTGTGGAGAAGAAGCAGGACAGAGAATGGGAGGAGGATTGGGGCACCAAAGACAGGCCCAAGAGCCCTAAGAGCCCCCGCACTCCAAAGAGCAAATCGCCTGCCCCACCTGATATAAAAACGACCCCGACTCCAAAGGCCAAGAGCTCTC CTGCTGAAGCTTGCTCCTTCACAGcggaagacgaggaggaagaggaggacagacaa GAATTTCAGAAATACGAGGAAGATTTTGATCCCTACTCAATG TTCTCCTCGGACCAGATAGCCGGGCGAGATGTGAGACTGCTGAGAATCAAAAAG GCTGGGCAGCTCGACCTTGCTCTGGAGGGGGGAGCAGACTCTCCTTTGGGAAAATTGGTGATATCTTCTGTGTATGAGGGTGGTGCTGCAGATAAGCACG GTGGCATCGTACCAGGAGATGAACTTATGGCTGTGAATGGGAAGATCCTGATTGATGCCACATTGACTGAGGGACAAAACTCTCTGGCTCGAGCCTGGAATAGTGGAGGG gaCTGGATCGATGTTGTGGTTGCTGTTTCCCCTCCAAAAGACTATGAAGATGAAGT GACGTTCTTCTAG
- the ccdc77 gene encoding coiled-coil domain-containing protein 77 isoform X2: protein MGSPAKDATPHRTNSRTPGREPDSPLPPINERLAYLRPSRELLEFYRQKIAQFDGEHEELLQMLEKYKGITEDQHKLQWEVRQREEEIAQLQNALSDMQVYLFQEREQSLRLYAENDRLKIRELEDRKKIQHLLALVGPDAGEITYFHREPPHKVTITQRNPESRLEENLSLRPTKLRPSMNRKESSRRTKSADGVNGESLEQYKNDNQTLLLQVEALQAQMEEQTRLAKEQVESLLEDRRIKTEEAQAKRQRDQERITALTDKLQRTQNLLYESTRDFLQLKFDSRGHEKSWMVEKDRLLRDLDSCHNRLRKAGSAGAELGRAWQPSSSSTALLLPRPQPESQQTLKEDLKVMQEDLKQAHRLAEMYREQCITLETDLAQIREEGDVGREIFKDRSDKMAKRLQLVTQRYEALEKRRVMEVEGFKTDLKHLRQKFKDVEKQLLKVTLNIGPNQDLAILHEVRQTNTRTKKVQGELMALKAKIYGLENELRFS, encoded by the exons ATGGGATCTCCAGCAAAAGATGCAACACCACACAG aaCCAACAGTAGGACCCCTGGTCGGGAACCTGACTCCCCACTACCTCCCATCAATGAGCGTCTGGCTTACTTGCGGCCATCCAGGGAGCTGCTGGAGTTCTACAGACAGAAGATCGCCCAGTTTGATGGGGAACacgaggagctgctgcagatgctAGAGAAGTACAAAGGCATCACAGAAGACCAG CATAAGCTACAGTGGGAGGTCCGACAGCGTGAGGAAGAGATTGCTCAGCTGCAAAATGCTCTGAGCGACATGCAGGTCTACCTTTTCCAAGAGAGAGAGCAGTCTCTCCGGCTTTATGCAGAAAATGACAGACTAAAGATCAG agagctggaggacagGAAGAAAATCCAACACCTTCTCGCCCTGGTGGGTCCTGATGCAGGAGAGATCACATATTTCCACCGGGAACCTCCTCACAAG GTTACTATCACTCAAAGGAACCCTGAGTCCAGATTGGAGGAAAATCTCAGTCTCAGGCCAACAAAGTTAAGACCATCTATGAACAGGAAag AGAGTAGCAGGAGAACAAAATCAGCAGACGGGGTAAATGGAGAGAGCCTGGAACAATACAAGAACGACAACCAGACTTTGTTACTACAG GTGGAGGCGCTGCAGGCTCAGATGGAGGAACAGACCCGTTTGGCCAAAGAGCAGGTAGAGTCTCTGCTGGAGGACAGACGGATTAAAACAGAGGAGGCACAGGCAAAGCGGCAGAGAGACCAGGAGCGGATCACAGCTCTGACTGACAA GCTTCAACGTACCCAGAACCTGTTGTATGAGAGCACAAGAGATTTCTTACAGCTAAAGTTTGACTCACGCGGTCATGAGAAGAGCTGGATGGTGGAGAAGGACCGGCTGCTGAGGGACCTGGACTCCTGCCACAACCGTCTGAGGAAGGCCGGGTCTGCTGGCGCTGAGCTGGGCCGAGCGTGgcagcccagcagcagcagcacagcccTGCTCCTCCCGCGGCCTCAGCCTGAGTCGCAGCAGACACTCAAAGAGGACCTAAAG GTAATGCAGGAGGATCTGAAGCAAGCCCACCGTCTGGCAGAGATGTACCGGGAGCAGTGTATTACTCTGGAGACAGATCTGGCCCAaatcagagaggagggagatgtgGGCAGGGAAATATTTAAG GACCGTTCAGACAAAATGGCCAAGCGTCTTCAGCTAGTGACTCAGCGCTATGAGGCgctggagaagaggagggtCATGGAGGTGGAAGGCTTCAAGACTGACCTGAAGCACCTCAGACAAAAATTCAAAGATGTTGAAAAACAGCTCCTCAAG GTTACACTAAATATTGGGCCCAACCAGGACTTAGCTATTCTGCATGAAGTACGCCAGACCAACACCAGAACAAAAAAGGTTCAGGGTGAGCTGATGGCCCTGAAGGCTAAAATATACGGGCTGGAAAATGAGCTGAGATTTAGCTGA
- the ush1c gene encoding harmonin isoform X1, which translates to MCYISDWPRRFLKTILLQLSCHQVELLIENEAEKDYLYDVLRMYHQSMDLPVLVGDLKLVINEPKRLPLFDAIRPLIPLKHQVEYDLLTPKRSRKLKEVRLDRTHRDGLGLSVRGGLEFGCGLYISQIVKDGQAGNVGLQVGDEIVRINGYSISSCIHEEVISLIKTKKIVSLKVRHVGMIPVKSSSDEPLKWQFVDQFVSESGEKKNSIAGLASIGGKEIKEKKVFLSLVGTKGMGISISSGPTQKPGIYISNVKPGSLSAEVGLQIGDQIVEVNGVDFTNVDHKEAVKVLKSSRSLTITVLTGAGSELFMTDEERLAVEARRELERQELMHQKRVALETNKIIKEQQEKERQRKMEISQKTADEEERYKKEMEKIDAVEKKQDREWEEDWGTKDRPKSPKSPRTPKSKSPAPPDIKTTPTPKAKSSPFGWFYRYEGKLPSIRKKGEKKKKKKKVSNTDTLQEQRKSKKEMEFELKLAKEKEEMYEREKQLKINRLVQEVSETEREDLEESEKVQHWVERLCQTRLEQISCVENESPELSPPRSPASEPKVKRFPGGLHLATTDLDDINLDDVDQSLRGPLKRLAPTQPSTSQPPPPLPLPPPSPKLNPTIPSYSPPLSRALPQRRPPSPPNARKHPSAPSTLTNKGRRPQPQPHPQHHPAQTHLPNPPSSHYPPPSQSSWPPSSPQPAPRPPPPPPPPPPPPPPPPPPPPPQHSEDRIGTLSGYRQHHHHHLQHPPSPPEHRSEWEAGGYLPRGGIYSSNTSEMSYPSSPKVMRNTSHASHISTSSTPLQLAPSPPNQRRQTAPVMSKPVMLPQSQTHRPDPHRPALRSDGLPPEMLKRMVPFNSSFKSNTKRQEFQKYEEDFDPYSMFSSDQIAGRDVRLLRIKKAGQLDLALEGGADSPLGKLVISSVYEGGAADKHGGIVPGDELMAVNGKILIDATLTEGQNSLARAWNSGGDWIDVVVAVSPPKDYEDEVTFF; encoded by the exons ATGTGTTACATCAGTGATTGGCCGAGGCGTTTCCTCAAAACtatcctgctgcagctgagctgCCATCAG GTGGAGTTGCTGATTGAAAATGAAGCAGAGAAGGATTACCTGTATGATGTCCTCCGCATGTATCACCA GTCGATGGATTTGCCAGTGCTGGTGGGGGACCTGAAGCTGGTAATCAATGAACCAAAGCGCTTGCCCCTGTTTGACGCCATCCGACCTCTCATCCCCCTCAAACACCAGGTGGAGTACGACCTGCTCACCCCCAAGAGGTCACG GAAGCTCAAAGAGGTGCGTTTGGATCGGACACATCGTGATGGACTGGGTCTGAGTGTCCGAGGAGGTCTGGAGTTTGGCTGTGGGCTCTACATATCACAGATTGTCAAAGACGGTCAGGCTGGTAATGTCGGCCTTCAG GTTGGTGATGAGATCGTGCGTATCAACGGATACTCCATCTCCTCATGCATCCACGAGGAAGTCATCAGTCTCATCAAGACGAAAAAGATTGTGTCACTCAAAGTCAGGC ATGTGGGGATGATCCCAGTGAAAAG CTCATCAGATGAGCCCCTGAAGTGGCAGTTTGTTGACCAGTTTGTGTCTGAGTCGGGG gagaaaaaaaacagcattgcAGGCTTAGCATCGATCGGAGGGAAGGAGATCAAGGAGAAGAAAGTTTTCCTCAGTCTTGTGGGAACGAAGGGTATGGGCATCAGCATATCCAGTGGTCCCACCCAGAAACCTGGCATCTACATCAGTAATGTCAAGCCAGGCTCCCTGTCTGCAGAAGTTGGACTTCAG ATTGGAGACCAGATCGTGGAGGTGAACGGGGTGGATTTCACCAATGTGGACCACAAAGAG GCTGTGAAAGtcctgaagagcagcaggagtctGACTATTACTGTTCTGACAGGAGCT GGCAGTGAGTTGTTTATGACAGACGAGGAGCGTCTGGCAGTGGAGGCCCGCAGGGAGCTGGAGAGACAAGAGCTGATGCATCAGAAAAGGGTGGCACTGGAGACCAACAAAATCAttaaagagcagcaggagaaggagaggca GCGAAAGATGGAGATTTCTCAGAAAACTGCAGATGAAGAGGAGCGCTATAAAAAGGAGATGGAGAA GATTGATGCTGTGGAGAAGAAGCAGGACAGAGAATGGGAGGAGGATTGGGGCACCAAAGACAGGCCCAAGAGCCCTAAGAGCCCCCGCACTCCAAAGAGCAAATCGCCTGCCCCACCTGATATAAAAACGACCCCGACTCCAAAGGCCAAGAGCTCTC CATTTGGCTGGTTTTATCGATATGAGGGGAAACTGCCATCGATCCGCAAG aaaggagagaagaagaagaaaaagaagaaggtgtcaaacacagacacactgcaggaGCAGAGAAAAAGCAAGAAGGAGATGGAGTTTGAGCTGAAACTGGccaaggagaaagaagagatgtATGAACGAGAGAAGCAACTGAAGATCAATAGGCTGGTTCAGGAG GTttcagagacggagagagaggacCTAGAGGAGTCTGAGAAAGTGCAACACTGGGTGGAGCGTCTTTGTCAGACTCGGCTGGAGCAGATCTCCTGTGTGGAGAACGAATCCCCAGAG CTCTCCCCGCCGCGCTCTCCTGCCTCTGAGCCCAAGGTGAAGCGTTTCCCTGGTGGTCTCCACTTGGCCACCACTGATCTGGATGACATCAACCTGGATGATGTTGATCAGAGCCTGAGGGGCCCTCTGAAGAGACTGGCCCCCACCCAGCCCAGTACCAgccagcctcctcctcccttgcctctccctccaccctcGCCCAAGCTGAACCCTACCATTCCCAGctactctcctcctctctcccgaGCGTTGCCACAGCGCCGACCTCCGTCTCCACCCAACGCTAGGAAACATCCCTCCGCCCCATCTACCTTGACCAACAAGGGACGTAGGCCTCAACCACAGCCTCACCCTCAGCATCACCCTGCCCAAACCCATCTCCCTAATCCACCTTCCTCCCACTACCCTCCTCCGTCTCAGTCGTCGTGGCCTCCATCTTCCCCTCAACCTGCTCCACGGCCTCCTCCACcgccgccccctcctcctccaccacctccacctccccctccgCCCCCACCTCCACAACACTCTGAAGACCGGATAGGCACTCTCAGCGGATACCGccaacatcatcaccatcacctccAACACCCTCCCAGTCCTCCCGAGCACAGGAGTGAGTGGGAGGCAGGTGGTTATCTCCCGAGAGGAGGGATTTACTCGTCGAACACCAGTGAAATGTCCTACCCCTCTAGTCCAAAG GTAATGAGAAATACATCCCATGCCAGTCACATTTCCACTTCAAGCACGCCCTTG CAACTAGCTCCTAGTCCTCCCAACCAGAGGCGTCAGACAGCCCCTGTCATGTCTAAGCCTGTTATGCTGCCTCAGTCGCAGACCCACCGACCAGATCCTCACAGACCTGCACTCCGTTCTGATGGTCTG CCTCCAGAAATGCTAAAACGGATGGTGCCTTTCAACTCGTCTTTTAAATCAAACACCAAACGACAA GAATTTCAGAAATACGAGGAAGATTTTGATCCCTACTCAATG TTCTCCTCGGACCAGATAGCCGGGCGAGATGTGAGACTGCTGAGAATCAAAAAG GCTGGGCAGCTCGACCTTGCTCTGGAGGGGGGAGCAGACTCTCCTTTGGGAAAATTGGTGATATCTTCTGTGTATGAGGGTGGTGCTGCAGATAAGCACG GTGGCATCGTACCAGGAGATGAACTTATGGCTGTGAATGGGAAGATCCTGATTGATGCCACATTGACTGAGGGACAAAACTCTCTGGCTCGAGCCTGGAATAGTGGAGGG gaCTGGATCGATGTTGTGGTTGCTGTTTCCCCTCCAAAAGACTATGAAGATGAAGT GACGTTCTTCTAG
- the ush1c gene encoding harmonin isoform X2, giving the protein MERKVAREFRHKVELLIENEAEKDYLYDVLRMYHQSMDLPVLVGDLKLVINEPKRLPLFDAIRPLIPLKHQVEYDLLTPKRSRKLKEVRLDRTHRDGLGLSVRGGLEFGCGLYISQIVKDGQAGNVGLQVGDEIVRINGYSISSCIHEEVISLIKTKKIVSLKVRHVGMIPVKSSSDEPLKWQFVDQFVSESGEKKNSIAGLASIGGKEIKEKKVFLSLVGTKGMGISISSGPTQKPGIYISNVKPGSLSAEVGLQIGDQIVEVNGVDFTNVDHKEAVKVLKSSRSLTITVLTGAGSELFMTDEERLAVEARRELERQELMHQKRVALETNKIIKEQQEKERQRKMEISQKTADEEERYKKEMEKIDAVEKKQDREWEEDWGTKDRPKSPKSPRTPKSKSPAPPDIKTTPTPKAKSSPFGWFYRYEGKLPSIRKKGEKKKKKKKVSNTDTLQEQRKSKKEMEFELKLAKEKEEMYEREKQLKINRLVQEVSETEREDLEESEKVQHWVERLCQTRLEQISCVENESPELSPPRSPASEPKVKRFPGGLHLATTDLDDINLDDVDQSLRGPLKRLAPTQPSTSQPPPPLPLPPPSPKLNPTIPSYSPPLSRALPQRRPPSPPNARKHPSAPSTLTNKGRRPQPQPHPQHHPAQTHLPNPPSSHYPPPSQSSWPPSSPQPAPRPPPPPPPPPPPPPPPPPPPPPQHSEDRIGTLSGYRQHHHHHLQHPPSPPEHRSEWEAGGYLPRGGIYSSNTSEMSYPSSPKVMRNTSHASHISTSSTPLQLAPSPPNQRRQTAPVMSKPVMLPQSQTHRPDPHRPALRSDGLPPEMLKRMVPFNSSFKSNTKRQEFQKYEEDFDPYSMFSSDQIAGRDVRLLRIKKAGQLDLALEGGADSPLGKLVISSVYEGGAADKHGGIVPGDELMAVNGKILIDATLTEGQNSLARAWNSGGDWIDVVVAVSPPKDYEDEVTFF; this is encoded by the exons aTGGAGCGAAAAGTTGCTCGGGAATTTAGGCACAAG GTGGAGTTGCTGATTGAAAATGAAGCAGAGAAGGATTACCTGTATGATGTCCTCCGCATGTATCACCA GTCGATGGATTTGCCAGTGCTGGTGGGGGACCTGAAGCTGGTAATCAATGAACCAAAGCGCTTGCCCCTGTTTGACGCCATCCGACCTCTCATCCCCCTCAAACACCAGGTGGAGTACGACCTGCTCACCCCCAAGAGGTCACG GAAGCTCAAAGAGGTGCGTTTGGATCGGACACATCGTGATGGACTGGGTCTGAGTGTCCGAGGAGGTCTGGAGTTTGGCTGTGGGCTCTACATATCACAGATTGTCAAAGACGGTCAGGCTGGTAATGTCGGCCTTCAG GTTGGTGATGAGATCGTGCGTATCAACGGATACTCCATCTCCTCATGCATCCACGAGGAAGTCATCAGTCTCATCAAGACGAAAAAGATTGTGTCACTCAAAGTCAGGC ATGTGGGGATGATCCCAGTGAAAAG CTCATCAGATGAGCCCCTGAAGTGGCAGTTTGTTGACCAGTTTGTGTCTGAGTCGGGG gagaaaaaaaacagcattgcAGGCTTAGCATCGATCGGAGGGAAGGAGATCAAGGAGAAGAAAGTTTTCCTCAGTCTTGTGGGAACGAAGGGTATGGGCATCAGCATATCCAGTGGTCCCACCCAGAAACCTGGCATCTACATCAGTAATGTCAAGCCAGGCTCCCTGTCTGCAGAAGTTGGACTTCAG ATTGGAGACCAGATCGTGGAGGTGAACGGGGTGGATTTCACCAATGTGGACCACAAAGAG GCTGTGAAAGtcctgaagagcagcaggagtctGACTATTACTGTTCTGACAGGAGCT GGCAGTGAGTTGTTTATGACAGACGAGGAGCGTCTGGCAGTGGAGGCCCGCAGGGAGCTGGAGAGACAAGAGCTGATGCATCAGAAAAGGGTGGCACTGGAGACCAACAAAATCAttaaagagcagcaggagaaggagaggca GCGAAAGATGGAGATTTCTCAGAAAACTGCAGATGAAGAGGAGCGCTATAAAAAGGAGATGGAGAA GATTGATGCTGTGGAGAAGAAGCAGGACAGAGAATGGGAGGAGGATTGGGGCACCAAAGACAGGCCCAAGAGCCCTAAGAGCCCCCGCACTCCAAAGAGCAAATCGCCTGCCCCACCTGATATAAAAACGACCCCGACTCCAAAGGCCAAGAGCTCTC CATTTGGCTGGTTTTATCGATATGAGGGGAAACTGCCATCGATCCGCAAG aaaggagagaagaagaagaaaaagaagaaggtgtcaaacacagacacactgcaggaGCAGAGAAAAAGCAAGAAGGAGATGGAGTTTGAGCTGAAACTGGccaaggagaaagaagagatgtATGAACGAGAGAAGCAACTGAAGATCAATAGGCTGGTTCAGGAG GTttcagagacggagagagaggacCTAGAGGAGTCTGAGAAAGTGCAACACTGGGTGGAGCGTCTTTGTCAGACTCGGCTGGAGCAGATCTCCTGTGTGGAGAACGAATCCCCAGAG CTCTCCCCGCCGCGCTCTCCTGCCTCTGAGCCCAAGGTGAAGCGTTTCCCTGGTGGTCTCCACTTGGCCACCACTGATCTGGATGACATCAACCTGGATGATGTTGATCAGAGCCTGAGGGGCCCTCTGAAGAGACTGGCCCCCACCCAGCCCAGTACCAgccagcctcctcctcccttgcctctccctccaccctcGCCCAAGCTGAACCCTACCATTCCCAGctactctcctcctctctcccgaGCGTTGCCACAGCGCCGACCTCCGTCTCCACCCAACGCTAGGAAACATCCCTCCGCCCCATCTACCTTGACCAACAAGGGACGTAGGCCTCAACCACAGCCTCACCCTCAGCATCACCCTGCCCAAACCCATCTCCCTAATCCACCTTCCTCCCACTACCCTCCTCCGTCTCAGTCGTCGTGGCCTCCATCTTCCCCTCAACCTGCTCCACGGCCTCCTCCACcgccgccccctcctcctccaccacctccacctccccctccgCCCCCACCTCCACAACACTCTGAAGACCGGATAGGCACTCTCAGCGGATACCGccaacatcatcaccatcacctccAACACCCTCCCAGTCCTCCCGAGCACAGGAGTGAGTGGGAGGCAGGTGGTTATCTCCCGAGAGGAGGGATTTACTCGTCGAACACCAGTGAAATGTCCTACCCCTCTAGTCCAAAG GTAATGAGAAATACATCCCATGCCAGTCACATTTCCACTTCAAGCACGCCCTTG CAACTAGCTCCTAGTCCTCCCAACCAGAGGCGTCAGACAGCCCCTGTCATGTCTAAGCCTGTTATGCTGCCTCAGTCGCAGACCCACCGACCAGATCCTCACAGACCTGCACTCCGTTCTGATGGTCTG CCTCCAGAAATGCTAAAACGGATGGTGCCTTTCAACTCGTCTTTTAAATCAAACACCAAACGACAA GAATTTCAGAAATACGAGGAAGATTTTGATCCCTACTCAATG TTCTCCTCGGACCAGATAGCCGGGCGAGATGTGAGACTGCTGAGAATCAAAAAG GCTGGGCAGCTCGACCTTGCTCTGGAGGGGGGAGCAGACTCTCCTTTGGGAAAATTGGTGATATCTTCTGTGTATGAGGGTGGTGCTGCAGATAAGCACG GTGGCATCGTACCAGGAGATGAACTTATGGCTGTGAATGGGAAGATCCTGATTGATGCCACATTGACTGAGGGACAAAACTCTCTGGCTCGAGCCTGGAATAGTGGAGGG gaCTGGATCGATGTTGTGGTTGCTGTTTCCCCTCCAAAAGACTATGAAGATGAAGT GACGTTCTTCTAG
- the ccdc77 gene encoding coiled-coil domain-containing protein 77 isoform X1 translates to MGSPAKDATPHRTNSRTPGREPDSPLPPINERLAYLRPSRELLEFYRQKIAQFDGEHEELLQMLEKYKGITEDQHKLQWEVRQREEEIAQLQNALSDMQVYLFQEREQSLRLYAENDRLKIRELEDRKKIQHLLALVGPDAGEITYFHREPPHKVTITQRNPESRLEENLSLRPTKLRPSMNRKVESSRRTKSADGVNGESLEQYKNDNQTLLLQVEALQAQMEEQTRLAKEQVESLLEDRRIKTEEAQAKRQRDQERITALTDKLQRTQNLLYESTRDFLQLKFDSRGHEKSWMVEKDRLLRDLDSCHNRLRKAGSAGAELGRAWQPSSSSTALLLPRPQPESQQTLKEDLKVMQEDLKQAHRLAEMYREQCITLETDLAQIREEGDVGREIFKDRSDKMAKRLQLVTQRYEALEKRRVMEVEGFKTDLKHLRQKFKDVEKQLLKVTLNIGPNQDLAILHEVRQTNTRTKKVQGELMALKAKIYGLENELRFS, encoded by the exons ATGGGATCTCCAGCAAAAGATGCAACACCACACAG aaCCAACAGTAGGACCCCTGGTCGGGAACCTGACTCCCCACTACCTCCCATCAATGAGCGTCTGGCTTACTTGCGGCCATCCAGGGAGCTGCTGGAGTTCTACAGACAGAAGATCGCCCAGTTTGATGGGGAACacgaggagctgctgcagatgctAGAGAAGTACAAAGGCATCACAGAAGACCAG CATAAGCTACAGTGGGAGGTCCGACAGCGTGAGGAAGAGATTGCTCAGCTGCAAAATGCTCTGAGCGACATGCAGGTCTACCTTTTCCAAGAGAGAGAGCAGTCTCTCCGGCTTTATGCAGAAAATGACAGACTAAAGATCAG agagctggaggacagGAAGAAAATCCAACACCTTCTCGCCCTGGTGGGTCCTGATGCAGGAGAGATCACATATTTCCACCGGGAACCTCCTCACAAG GTTACTATCACTCAAAGGAACCCTGAGTCCAGATTGGAGGAAAATCTCAGTCTCAGGCCAACAAAGTTAAGACCATCTATGAACAGGAAag TAGAGAGTAGCAGGAGAACAAAATCAGCAGACGGGGTAAATGGAGAGAGCCTGGAACAATACAAGAACGACAACCAGACTTTGTTACTACAG GTGGAGGCGCTGCAGGCTCAGATGGAGGAACAGACCCGTTTGGCCAAAGAGCAGGTAGAGTCTCTGCTGGAGGACAGACGGATTAAAACAGAGGAGGCACAGGCAAAGCGGCAGAGAGACCAGGAGCGGATCACAGCTCTGACTGACAA GCTTCAACGTACCCAGAACCTGTTGTATGAGAGCACAAGAGATTTCTTACAGCTAAAGTTTGACTCACGCGGTCATGAGAAGAGCTGGATGGTGGAGAAGGACCGGCTGCTGAGGGACCTGGACTCCTGCCACAACCGTCTGAGGAAGGCCGGGTCTGCTGGCGCTGAGCTGGGCCGAGCGTGgcagcccagcagcagcagcacagcccTGCTCCTCCCGCGGCCTCAGCCTGAGTCGCAGCAGACACTCAAAGAGGACCTAAAG GTAATGCAGGAGGATCTGAAGCAAGCCCACCGTCTGGCAGAGATGTACCGGGAGCAGTGTATTACTCTGGAGACAGATCTGGCCCAaatcagagaggagggagatgtgGGCAGGGAAATATTTAAG GACCGTTCAGACAAAATGGCCAAGCGTCTTCAGCTAGTGACTCAGCGCTATGAGGCgctggagaagaggagggtCATGGAGGTGGAAGGCTTCAAGACTGACCTGAAGCACCTCAGACAAAAATTCAAAGATGTTGAAAAACAGCTCCTCAAG GTTACACTAAATATTGGGCCCAACCAGGACTTAGCTATTCTGCATGAAGTACGCCAGACCAACACCAGAACAAAAAAGGTTCAGGGTGAGCTGATGGCCCTGAAGGCTAAAATATACGGGCTGGAAAATGAGCTGAGATTTAGCTGA